In a genomic window of Cynocephalus volans isolate mCynVol1 chromosome 1, mCynVol1.pri, whole genome shotgun sequence:
- the MOCS3 gene encoding adenylyltransferase and sulfurtransferase MOCS3 — translation MAARVEVLALQAEVAQREEELSSLKQRLATALLAEQEPEPERLVSVSPLPPKVALSRDEILRYSRQLVLPELGVHGQLRLATASVLVVGCGGLGCPLAQYLAAAGVGRLGLVDYDVVEMSNLARQVLHGEALAGQAKAFSAAASLRRLNSAVECVPYAQALTPATALDLVRRYDVVADCSDNVPTRYLVNDACVLAGRPLVSASALRFEGQLTVYHYDGGPCYRCVFPQPPPAETVTNCADGGVLGVVTGVLGCLQALEVLKIAAGLGPSYSGSLLLFDALKGHFRCIQLRSRRSDCAACGERPTVTDMQDYEAFCGSSATDKCRSLQLLSPEERISVTDYKRLLDSRAPHLLLDVRPQVEVDICRLPHSLHIPLKYLEQRDEESLKLLGDAIQEEKQDTQEGAAFSIYVICKLGNDSQKAVKILQSLTAAQVLDSFTVRDVVGGLMAWAAKIDETFPQY, via the coding sequence ATGGCTGCCAGGGTGGAGGTGCTCGCCCTACAGGCCGAAGTTGCCCAGCGCGAGGAGGAGCTGAGTTCTCTGAAGCAGAGGCTGGCGACGGCTCTCTTGGCGGAGCAGGAACCAGAGCCAGAACGTCTGGTTTCGGTGTCACCGCTGCCACCGAAGGTCGCTCTTTCCCGAGACGAGATTCTACGCTATAGCAGGCAGTTAGTACTGCCTGAGCTGGGCGTGCATGGACAGCTGCGCCTGGCGACCGCGTCCGTGCTAGTCGTGGGCTGCGGTGGGCTGGGCTGCCCACTGGCACAGTACCTGGCAGCGGCCGGCGTGGGCCGCCTTGGCCTTGTGGACTACGACGTGGTAGAGATGAGCAACCTGGCTCGCCAAGTGCTGCATGGCGAGGCACTGGCTGGCCAGGCCAAGGCCTTTTCGGCCGCTGCCTCACTGCGTCGTCTCAATTCGGCGGTGGAGTGCGTGCCCTACGCTCAGGCCCTTACGCCAGCCACTGCTCTGGACCTGGTCCGCCGTTATGACGTGGTGGCCGACTGCTCTGACAACGTGCCCACTCGCTACCTGGTTAATGATGCATGTGTGCTGGCCGGTCGGCCTCTCGTGTCGGCCAGCGCTCTGCGCTTCGAAGGCCAACTCACAGTCTACCACTATGACGGCGGGCCTTGCTATCGCTGTGTATTCCCCCAACCACCCCCAGCGGAGACGGTGACCAACTGCGCTGATGGCGGGGTGCTGGGTGTCGTAACTGGGGTCCTAGGCTGCCTGCAGGCGCTGGAGGTGCTGAAGATCGCTGCAGGTCTTGGCCCCTCTTACAGTGGCAGCCTGTTGCTTTTTGATGCCCTCAAAGGACATTTCCGCTGTATTCAGCTGCGGAGCCGAAGGTCCGACTGTGCAGCTTGCGGGGAGCGGCCCACTGTGACTGACATGCAGGACTATGAAGCCTTTTGTGGCTCCTCAGCCACTGATAAGTGCCGCTCCTTGCAGCTACTGAGTCCAGAGGAGCGGATTTCTGTTACCGACTATAAGCGACTTCTGGATTCTAGGGCACCCCACCTGTTGCTGGACGTCAGGCCTCAAGTGGAAGTAGACATCTGTCGTTTGCCTCATTCTCTACATATCCCTTTGAAATATTTGGAACAGAGGGATGAGGAGAGCCTGAAACTCCTAGGAGACGCAATCCAGGAAGAGAAACAGGACACACAGGAAGGGGCCGCGTTCTCCATTTATGTTATTTGCAAACTGGGAAATGACTCCCAGAAAGCTGTGAAGATCCTACAATCCTTAACAGCAGCTCAAGTGTTAGACTCTTTCACAGTTCGGGATGTTGTGGGGGGCCTTATGGCCTGGGCTGCTAAAATCGATGAAACATTTCCTCAGTACTGA
- the DPM1 gene encoding dolichol-phosphate mannosyltransferase subunit 1 isoform X2, whose product MASVLVSCTPPGSRREPEGRAQRQDKYSVLLPTYNERENLPLIVWLLVKSFSESGINYEIIIIDDGSPDGTRDVAEQLEKIYGSDKIVLRPREKKLGLGTAYIHGMKHATGNYIIIMDADLSHHPKFIPEFIRKQKEGNFDIVSGTRYKGNGGVYGWDLKRKIIRLYRKEVLQKLIEKCVSKGYVFQMEMIVRARQLNYTIGEVPISFVDRVYGESKLGGNEIVSFLKGLLTLFATT is encoded by the exons ATGGCCTCCGTGCTAGTGAGTTGTACTCCTCCTGGGTCTCGGCGGGAACCGGAGGGGCGCGCCCAGAGACAGGACAAGTATTCGGTGCTTTTACCCACTTACAACGAACGCGAAAACCTACCTCTCATCGTGTGGCTGCTGGTGAAAAGCTTCTCCGAGAG tggaATCAACTATGAAATTATAATCATAGATGATGGAAGCCCAGATGGAACAAGGGATGTTGCTGAACAGTTGGAGAAGATCTATGGGTCAGACAAAATT GTTCTAAGACCACGAGAGAAAAAGTTGGGACTAG gaACTGCATATATTCATGGAATGAAACATGCCACGGGAAACTACATAATTATTATGGATGCTGATCTCTCACACCAT CCAAAATTTATTCCTGAATTCATTAG aAAGCAAAAGGAGGGGAATTTTGATATTGTTTCTGGAACTCGCTACAAAGGCAATGGAGGTGTATATGGCTgggatttgaaaagaaaaataatcag ATTATACCGAAAAGAAGTTCTccagaaattaatagaaaaatgtgTTTCTAAAGGCTATGTCTTCCAGATGGAGATGATCGTTCGGGCAAGACAGTTGAATTATACTATTGGTGAG gttCCAATATCATTTGTGGATCGTGTTTATGGTGAATCCAAGTTAGGAGGAAATGAAATAGTCTCTTTCTTGAAAGGATTATTGACTCTCTTTGCTACTACATAA
- the DPM1 gene encoding dolichol-phosphate mannosyltransferase subunit 1 isoform X1, giving the protein MASVLVSCTPPGSRREPEGRAQRQDKYSVLLPTYNERENLPLIVWLLVKSFSESGINYEIIIIDDGSPDGTRDVAEQLEKIYGSDKIVLRPREKKLGLGTAYIHGMKHATGNYIIIMDADLSHHPKFIPEFIRKQKEGNFDIVSGTRYKGNGGVYGWDLKRKIISRGANFITQILLRPGASDLTGSFRLYRKEVLQKLIEKCVSKGYVFQMEMIVRARQLNYTIGEVPISFVDRVYGESKLGGNEIVSFLKGLLTLFATT; this is encoded by the exons ATGGCCTCCGTGCTAGTGAGTTGTACTCCTCCTGGGTCTCGGCGGGAACCGGAGGGGCGCGCCCAGAGACAGGACAAGTATTCGGTGCTTTTACCCACTTACAACGAACGCGAAAACCTACCTCTCATCGTGTGGCTGCTGGTGAAAAGCTTCTCCGAGAG tggaATCAACTATGAAATTATAATCATAGATGATGGAAGCCCAGATGGAACAAGGGATGTTGCTGAACAGTTGGAGAAGATCTATGGGTCAGACAAAATT GTTCTAAGACCACGAGAGAAAAAGTTGGGACTAG gaACTGCATATATTCATGGAATGAAACATGCCACGGGAAACTACATAATTATTATGGATGCTGATCTCTCACACCAT CCAAAATTTATTCCTGAATTCATTAG aAAGCAAAAGGAGGGGAATTTTGATATTGTTTCTGGAACTCGCTACAAAGGCAATGGAGGTGTATATGGCTgggatttgaaaagaaaaataatcag TCGTGGGGCCAATTTTATAACTCAGATTTTGCTGAGACCAGGAGCATCTGATTTAACAGGAAGTTTCAG ATTATACCGAAAAGAAGTTCTccagaaattaatagaaaaatgtgTTTCTAAAGGCTATGTCTTCCAGATGGAGATGATCGTTCGGGCAAGACAGTTGAATTATACTATTGGTGAG gttCCAATATCATTTGTGGATCGTGTTTATGGTGAATCCAAGTTAGGAGGAAATGAAATAGTCTCTTTCTTGAAAGGATTATTGACTCTCTTTGCTACTACATAA